One Bacteroidota bacterium genomic window carries:
- the kdsA gene encoding 3-deoxy-8-phosphooctulonate synthase has protein sequence MIQENIYSRLQQSENFFLLAGPCVVESKDLCFEVAERVKEITTRLHIPYVFKASYRKANRSKIDSFSGIGDEKALQILKEVKEKYQLPIVTDIHSAEEAALAATVADVLQIPAFLCRQTDLLIAAAQTGKIVNIKKGQFLAPSSMKHVAQKVVDSNNSQVMLTDRGTMFGYGDLIVDYRGIPEMKQFGFPVILDITHSLQQPNQESGVSGGRPDMIETIAKAGIAVGVDGLFIETHPNPGLAKSDGANMLRLDLLEDLLQKLTKIRSTVNSL, from the coding sequence ATGATACAAGAAAACATTTATTCCCGGCTTCAACAATCAGAGAATTTTTTCCTGTTGGCCGGCCCTTGTGTAGTTGAAAGTAAAGACCTCTGCTTTGAAGTAGCCGAAAGGGTTAAAGAAATTACAACACGCCTCCACATTCCTTATGTATTTAAAGCTTCGTACCGTAAGGCAAACCGATCGAAAATCGATTCTTTTTCAGGTATTGGTGACGAAAAGGCCCTTCAGATTTTAAAAGAGGTAAAAGAAAAATACCAGCTCCCCATCGTGACCGACATTCATTCCGCCGAAGAAGCTGCCCTGGCAGCCACGGTGGCTGATGTATTGCAGATTCCGGCCTTTTTGTGCCGCCAAACCGACTTGTTGATAGCAGCCGCGCAAACAGGCAAAATTGTAAACATAAAAAAAGGTCAGTTTTTGGCACCTTCGTCCATGAAGCATGTGGCACAAAAAGTAGTTGATTCGAACAATTCGCAGGTAATGCTTACCGACCGCGGTACCATGTTTGGATATGGTGATCTGATTGTAGATTACCGAGGTATACCCGAAATGAAACAATTCGGGTTCCCTGTCATTCTCGACATTACCCATTCGCTCCAGCAACCCAATCAGGAATCGGGTGTATCGGGCGGAAGGCCAGACATGATTGAGACCATTGCCAAAGCAGGAATTGCAGTTGGAGTCGACGGGCTCTTTATCGAAACGCATCCAAATCCGGGTTTGGCGAAATCAGATGGTGCAAACATGCTCCGGCTCGACCTTTTAGAAGACTTATTGCAAAAGTTGACAAAAATCAGAAGCACAGTTAATTCTCTGTAA